Genomic DNA from Mycobacteriales bacterium:
AGGCGGCGGCTCGACCCCGGCAGCCACGGTGCCGGTCGCCAAGGACAACGGTCCCGGCAGTTCCGCCTCGCCGAGCACGACGGCTGGCCCGAGCAGCGACGGCTACGACTTCACCAGGCGGCAGGCCGACACCGCAGCGGCCAAGAAGATCAACCTCACGTTGCAGGACGTGCCCACCGGTTGGGCGGCAGCCTCGAGCAGCAACGACTCGACGGACTCCGAGCAGTTCGCGAAGCAGCTGAACACCTGTCTCGGCACGCCCAACGCCTTCGGCGACCCGGATCGCGTCAGCGTCGACTCGCCGACCTTCACCTACGCGGTCGCGAGCATCCAGTCGTCGGTGGAGTTCGCACACACGACGGCCGAGGCCCGCCGGGACCTGTCGCTGTTCAAGTCCGCGAAGATGGCCGACTGCCTCAAGGGTGCGCTGTCGGCCATGGTGACGGCGTTCGCACCGGGCGGGCAGATGTCGGCCACCGACGTCCAACCGCTGTCGGTGCCGCCGATGGCCGACGGTTCGTTCGCGCTGCGAATGGTTTTCACCATCAGCGCCCAGGACGGCAGCAAGGTGCCGCTCTACGTCGACGTCATCGGCTTCCTCGCCGACCGAGCCGAGGTGACCGGCAGCTTCACCAACGTCGCGGTGCCCCTCCCGCCGCAGTTGGAGCAGAAGCTGATGGGGGTGCTCCTGACCCGCGCCACGGGTCTGAGCGGCTCCGCGGGCAGCGCCTGACGGCTATGACGCCGTCATCTCGAGCAGCTTGCGCACGGTGTTCCAGTTGCGCACGGTCATGGTCGTGCCGGCGCGACGCTCGGTGAGGGCAGCAGCGAGCTTGCTGCGACCGATGCCGTCGGGTAGCGACAGGTAGATCTCCCGGTCGGCGAGGGCGAACCGGTCGGGCGCGAACCCCGACTGGTCGAACGCCTCCAGGGCGTCGCGCGCCGGCTCGCCCAGCAGGAACGCCACGTGCAGCCGGCTGCCGTGATCCGGCTCGCCGAAGGGGTTGTCGCGTACGACCTGCTGCAGCTGCTCGTGGGTACGCACGACGGTGCCCACGTCGAGACCCCACCGGTCGCGGATGGCCTGGCTCACCTTGCCGGCCAGCTCGGCGGGACGGTCGTCGCTGCGGCCGACGACGTTGCCGCTCTGCACGTAGGTCGCGACGTCACTGCAACCGAGGCCGGCCACGACCTCGCGCAGCTCGGCCATCGGGATCTTCCCGTGCCCGCCGACGTTGACGCCGCGGAGGAGCACGGCGTAGGCCGTCACGTCTCGCGCACCACTGCCAGCGTGAACCCGTCGTGGCCCTTGCTGCCGACCGTCTGCACCGCGGTGGCGCTGACCCGCGGGTCCGCCGCGACGAGCTCGTTGAAACGGCGTACGCCGAGCACGCGGGCATCGTCGGTATCCGGGTCGACGACCCCACCGGCCCGGATCACGTTGTCGGCCACGATCAGCGTGCCCGGCCGCGACAGCCGCATCGACCAGTCGAAGTAGGTCGGGTAGCCCTCCTTGTCGGCGTCGATGAACACCAGGTCGAAGGGCGCCTCGTCCTCGAGCGTCGGCAGCGTCTCGGCCGCGTCGCCGAGCCGCACCTCGACGTTGCCGCAGCCGGCCCGCGCGAGGTTGGCGCGCGCGACCTCTGCGTGCCGCGGGTCCGCCTCCAGCGTGATCACCACGCCGTCGGCGGGCAACGCGCGAGCGAGCCAGATCGTGCTGTAGCCCGCCAGCGTGCCGATCTCCAGGATCCGGCGGGCACCGACCGCCTTGGCCAGCAGCATCAGCAGCTTGCCCTGGTTGGGCGCCACGTTGATGGGCGGCAACCCGGCGGCACGGGCATCGGCGAGCGCGGCGTCGAGGGCCGCGTCGGGCGGCACGAACAGGCCGTCGATGTAGTCGTCCACCGCCGTCCACAGTTCACGAGTCACGCGCGAAGTGTGGCTCACCCGGTAGCGTCCTGTGCCGTGGACCACGGGGCGGCGCCGGACGATGCGCCCGCTGTCGTCATCGACGGCCTGACCAAGTCCTTCAGCGACGAGGTGCTCGCCGTCGACGACGTGCACTTCGCCGTGGGGCGCGGCCAGGTGTTCGGCCTGCTCGGTCCCAACGGCGCGGGCAAGACGACCGCGCTGCGCATGCTCCTCGGCCTCATCCGGCCGAGCGCGGGCTCGGCCAGCATCCTCGGCGAACGGGTGCGCCCCAGCGCGCCGGTCCTGGCCCGCGTCGGCGCTCTCGTCGAGTCACCCGCGTTCGTGCCGCACCTGTCCGGTCTGGCCAACCTGCATCTCTACTGGGCCGCCGGGCCCAACCCGCACGACGACATGCACCTCGACGCCGCGCTCAAGGTCGCCGGGCTCGGCGACGCCGTACGGCGGAAGGTCCGCACCTACTCGCAGGGGATGCGCCAGCGGCTCGGGCTCGCCCAGGCGCTGCTGGGTCGGCCTGAGCTCGTGATCCTCGACGAACCGACCAACGGCATGGACCCGCAGCAGATGCGGGAGGTGCGCAGGCTGATGACACGGCTCGCCGACGACGGCACCACGGTGCTGCTCTCCAGCCACCTGCTCGCCGAGGTGGAGCAGGTCTGCACGCATGCCGCCGTCATGAACCGCGGCCGGCTGGTGACGACCGGGACCGTCGCCGCGTTGACCGGCCCGTCCAACAGCGTCCTGCTCGACGTCGACGACCGAGGGTTGGCGCGCAGCATTCTCGGCGTCACGACCGGTGTCGTCGACGTCGGCGAGCAGGACGACGGCCTCGTCGTACGCCTGCAGGGCATCCGCTCCTCCGACGTGGTGGCGCGGCTGGTGCACGGCGGGGTCGCGGTCGAGCAGGCGATGGCCCGGCGGCACCTGGAGGACGCGTTCATCGAGCTGCTCGCCGAGGACAAGCCGTGATCGGGGTCGAGCTGCGCAAGCAGCTGCCGCGCGCGCGGACCTGGGTCGCCCTGCTCGTGATGGCCGTCGTGCCGGTCATCATGACGATCGGCTTCGCCGTCGGCGGCCCGCCGCACGACCACGACAACGGGCTGTTCGCGCTGAGCACCCGGTCCGGGCTCAACATGCCGGTGTCCGCGCTGACCCTCATGCAGAACTTCCTGCTCGTCATCGTCGTCGCGCTGTTCGCCGGCGAGACGGTCTCCGGCGAGGCCAGCTGGGGCACGCTGCGCTACCTGCTGATCCGACCCGTGACCCGGACGCGGCTGCTGGCCAGCAAGCTCGCCATCGTCGCGCTGCTGGTCGTGCTGGCCACCCTGCTGATCCCGATCTTCGGTCTCGCGGCCGGGTTGCCCGCCTTCGGCTGGCACGACGTCGCCGTCGTCAACCCCCAGAGCCAGGTCACCGACGGCATCCCGACGTTCGGCCTGCTGGATCCCGCGAGCGCCCTGTGGCGGCTGCTCGCCGCGACGGGTTACGTGGCCTGGACGATGGCGAGCACCGTGGCCTTCGCCTTCCTGCTGTCGGCGCTCATCGACTCGCCGTTCGGCGCGGTGTTCGGCGGGCTCGCCTTCGCGATCGTGTCGCAAATCCTCGACAACATCCCGTCGTTCGGCAACGTTCGCTACGGCCTGCCGACGCACTACTGGCACGCGTGGACGCAGCTGTTCGCGCCCACCCTGCACGTCGGCGACATGGTGACCGGCACGCTCACGCAGCTGCCCTACGTCGCGGTCTTCCTGGCCCTGGCGTTCGCGGCGTTCCGGCGCAAGGACATCCTCACCTGAGCGGGCGGTGTGGTGACATGGCTCACCGGCCACCTGCCTTGCCTGCTCGCCGCGATCCGGGGAACGCTGCTGCGCATGGGCTGGACCGCGAACGACATTCCTGACCTGCACGGGCGCACGGCGATCGTCACCGGCGCCAACAGCGGCATCGGGTTCCACACCGCGCTGCAGCTGGCCAAGCACGGGGCACTCGTGGTGCTCGGCTGCCGCGACCCGCACCGCGGTGCCGCAGCACTCGCCCGCCTCGAGGCGGCATCGGTGTCGGCCCAGCTGCTCGCGCTCGACCTCGGGCACCTGGACTCGGTCCGCACGTTCGCCCGGCACATCGCCGCCGACCACCCCCGCGTCGACATCCTCGTCAACAACGCCGGCCTCATGGCGATCCCGTACCAGCACACGGCCGACGGGTTCGAGATGCAGCTCGGCGTCAACCACCTCGGGCACTTCGCGCTCACCGGCCTGCTGCTGCCGCAGCTGCTCGAGGCGCCCGAGCCCCGCGTCGTGACGGTCAGCAGCACCGCGCACCGCACCGGCGTCATGCGGTTCGACGACCTGCAGGGGGAGAAGCGCTACCGCAGGTGGCAGGCCTACGGGCAGTCCAAGCTGGCGAACCTGCTGTTCGCCTACGAGCTCGACCGGCGCGCCCGCACTGCGCAGCTGCCGCTGACCAGCGTCGCCGCCCACCCCGGCTACGCCGCGACCGACCTGCAGACCAAGGGTGCCAAGATGGCGGGCCGCCCGCTGACGGAGACCGTCATGCGGCTCGGCAACGCGCTGCTGGCGCAGAGCGACGCTGCGGGCGCGCTGCCGTCCCTGTACGCCGCGGCCGCACCGGGTGTCCGGGGCGGCGAGTTCTACGGGCCCGGCCAGCTCTTCGAGAGCCGTGGTGCCCCGAAGCGGGTCTCGTCGTCGAAGGCCTCCCACGACGAGGTGGCCGCGCGCCGACTGTGGGACATCTCCGAGGAGCTGACCGGCGTCCGCTACGAAGCACTACGCGCCGGCTCGCCCGCCTAGCACGGGTCAGTTGCGGCCGCGGGCCCACTGCGGCTTGCGCTTGCCCAGGAAGGCGTTCATGCCCTCCCGCGCGTCGGGCAGCTGGCTGGTCGCCGCCATGACCTCCATCGCGTAGGCGTAGGCCTTCGGCTGCTCGAGGTCGATCTGCGCGTAGAGCGCCTGCTTGCCGATGCCTTTGCTCTGCGCGGATCCGCGGGTGCAGCGCTGCAACAGGTCCATGACCGCGACGTCGAGCTGCGCCGCCGGTACGACGGCGTTGACCAGCCCCCAGTCCAGCGCGGTCGCCGCATCGATCGCGTCACCGGACAACGCCAGCTCCGCGGCGCGCTTGCGGCCGACGTTGCGGGCGATCGCGACCATCGGCGTGTGGCAGAACCACCCGCCCTTGCCACCGGGAGCGGCGAATCCCGCGTCGTCGGAGGCGACCGCGAGGTCGGCCGACGCGACCAGCTGACAACCCGCCGCGGTCGCGAGCCCGTGCACGCGGGCGACCACCGGCTGCGGCACCTGCTGCATGAGCGTCATCAGCTCGGTGCAGACGGCGAGCAGGCGACGTACCTCCTCGAGGTCGGCGGACACGACGTCGGCGAAGTCGTGCCCCGCCGAGAACACCGGCCCGTTTCCGGCCAGCACGATGCCCAGGGCGTCGCTCTCGCCGGCACGGGCGAACGCGTCGATCAGCTCGCGCATGTGCTCGAGCGACAGGGCGTTGCGTCGCTGCGGGCGGTTCATCGTGATCGTCGTGTAGTCGCCGGAGCGCTCGACGAGCACGTGCTCGTAGGTCACGAGAACTCCGGCTCGGTGAACCACGGAAAGTAGTCGGGCATGTCCGTCGAGGGCTTCATCGTGAACTCCGGGGGCCGCTTCTCCAGGAACGACTGCACACCCTCGTAAGCGTCGGCCGAGGCGCCCATGTAGGCAATGCCCCGCGAGTCGATGCGGTGTGCGGCCATCGGGTGGTCCTCGCCGAGCATCCGCCAGAGCATCTGCCGGGAGAGCGCCACGGACATCGCCGAGGTGTTGTCGGCCACCTCGCGGGCGAGAGCGTAGGCCGCGGGCAGCAGCTCGTCGGGCTCGTAGAGGCCGCTCACCAGCCGGGCGTCATAGGCCTCCTGTGCCGAGAAGACCCGCCCGGTCATGACCCACTCGCTGGCCTTGCTGATGCCGACCACGCGCGGCAGGAACCACGACGAGCAGGCCTCGGGCACGACGCCCCGGCGGGAGAAGACAAACCCGAACCGGGCCTCGGTCGACGCCAGCCGCACGTCCATGGGCAGCTGCATCGTGGCGCCCACACCGACCGCCGGTCCGTTGACCGCGGCGATCACCGGCTTGAGGCTGCGGAAGATGCGCAACGTCACCAGGCCGCCGCCGTCGCGCCGCACCGGGGGGCCGTCACCGTCGCCCTCGCCGCCGCCCTGCGCCCGGCCGTCGAACGTGCTGCCGCCGGCCGACAGGTCCGCGCCGGCACAGAAGCCCCGCCCGGCGCCGGTGATCACGACCACGCGCACGCCGTCGTCCGCGTCGGCCCGGTCGAACGCGTCGATGAGCTCGTGCATCATCGTCGCGGTGAACGCGTTGAGCTTGTCGGGGCGGTTCAGCGTGAGCGTGAGGATCCGGTCCTCGACGCGATAGAGAATCTGCTCGTAGGTCGGGTCAGCCATGCCTCGCAGTCTGCCCGACCCGATTGCTCAGATCGGTTGGCGGGGCTGCAACGTCGCCGAATCCATCCGCTTGCGGATGAGCGCGACACCACGCGCGCCGACCGTGCTGATGAGGCTCGGAGCCAGACGGTGCAGCCGCCACAGCGCCCGCGCCGACAGCGGCGTCACGATCAGAGCCTTGTTGCGGTCCACCCCCCGCAGCACGTCGCGCGCGAGCTTGTCGACCGGGTAGGGGCGGCCGAGCTGCCGCTCGGCGCTGGCCTGCATCTCCTGCGCCCGCCGGGCCATCGACGTCTGCGGCAGGTCCTCGGGGCCGAGGCCGTCGAGCATCGGGGTGTCGACGAAGCCCGGGCAGACCGCAGTGACCTTGACTCCGAACGGCCGCGCCTCGGCCCGCAGCGCGAGCGAGAGCCCGACGACGCCGTGCTTGGTCATCGAATAGGGAGTGAGCAACGGCGCGGGGATCAGCCCGGCCAACGATGCGGTGTTGACGATGTGGCCGAACCCCTGCTTGATCATCAGCGGGTAGGCCGCAGCCACGCCGTAGACGACCCCGCGCAGGTTGACGTCGATGACGCGATCCCAGTGGGCCACGGTCAGCTCCTCGACCTCGCCGCCGACCGCGACGCCCGCGTTGTTGAAGACGGCGTCCAGCCGGCCGTGCTCGATCTGCGCCTGCTGGTAGACAGCGGCGACGGCATCGGCGTCGCGTACGTCGAGCGCCACCCCCGAGGCCGTCCCCGGACCGAGCGACGACAGCATCGTGGCGACCTCGGACGCGCCCTGCGCGTTGATATCGGCAATCACGACGTGCGAGCCGCGCCGGACCAGGCCCTCGCTGACCGCCCGGCCGATGCCCGATGCACCGCCGGTCACCACTGCTACATGCGCCACGTCCACTCCTCGGATGAGATCTGCGCCGACCGTCGCAGGTCACGGTCGGGCCGGTCAACCCACGTTGGACGTGAGTTCAGTAACGCGGGACGGCTTCCCGTCAGCGGTCACCGTCTCCCGGTGGGACGGTGTGGATGTGCGACGACGGTGGCTCCTGCACGTCGGGGATGCCGCCGGCGATCAGCGACGCGAGCGCACCGAAAAAGGCCACGATCGCGAAGAAACCGGCCATGACGGCGTGCGCGATCTGGTGGAGCGCGAGGTCCGGGTCATAGCCGGGGAGGAAGTGCGGGAGCTTCTTCGACGGCTCGACGAGATAGATGATCGCGATCGCGAAGAGGACGACCGACGCGCACATCCAGTAGGCCGCGCGCATCCGTGGGTCGCGCCGCGACCGGCGCCGCGTCTTACGGGCCGCCCAGCGCTCGGCCGGCGTCTGCTGGCTGGGGATCGTCACGACCCCCAGCGTAACCCCGCCCGCTCGGCCGCTCGGTCCCCTCGACCCGCATGCCGAGCGGTCAGCCGCCGGCGCCGCCCATCGTGGTCACGCCGCCGTCGATGACCACGCACTCGCCGGTGATCCACGACGCGTCGTCGGAGAGCAAGAACGCCCCGAGCTTGCCGATGTCCTCCGGCTCGCCCAGGCGCTTCATCGGGTAGGCGCGGGACGACTCCTCCTCGTGCCCCTCGTAGAGCGCGCGGGCGAAGTAGGTCTTGACCACGGCGGGCGCGACGGCGTTGACCCGCACCTTGGGCCCCATCTCACCGCCGAGCTGCTTGGTGATGTGGATCAGCGCGGCCTTGCTGGCGTTGTAGGCGCCGAGGAACGGGCCGGTGCGTACGCCGCCCACCGACGCGATGTTGAGGATCGCGCCGCCGTGGTCGCGCATCCAGGCCTCCCAGCACTTCTGCGCCCAGGACACCGGCGAGACGACGTTGACCTCCATCACCTTGCGGATGGTCGACAGCGGCGCCTCGATCATCGGACCGAAGTGCGGGTTGACCGCCGCGTTGTTGACCAGGATGTCGACCGAACCCCACCGATCGAGCACCGCCTGCACGGTCTCCTGCTGGTGGTCCTCGTCGTCGGCGCTGCCGCGCGAGGCCATCGCCCGGTCGGGGCCGCCCAGCTTCTCGACCGCCGCCTCGAGCTCCTCGGGCTTGCGCGCGGTGACGCACACCCGGGCGCCCCGCCGCCCGAT
This window encodes:
- a CDS encoding enoyl-CoA hydratase-related protein, giving the protein MTYEHVLVERSGDYTTITMNRPQRRNALSLEHMRELIDAFARAGESDALGIVLAGNGPVFSAGHDFADVVSADLEEVRRLLAVCTELMTLMQQVPQPVVARVHGLATAAGCQLVASADLAVASDDAGFAAPGGKGGWFCHTPMVAIARNVGRKRAAELALSGDAIDAATALDWGLVNAVVPAAQLDVAVMDLLQRCTRGSAQSKGIGKQALYAQIDLEQPKAYAYAMEVMAATSQLPDAREGMNAFLGKRKPQWARGRN
- a CDS encoding ABC transporter ATP-binding protein, coding for MDHGAAPDDAPAVVIDGLTKSFSDEVLAVDDVHFAVGRGQVFGLLGPNGAGKTTALRMLLGLIRPSAGSASILGERVRPSAPVLARVGALVESPAFVPHLSGLANLHLYWAAGPNPHDDMHLDAALKVAGLGDAVRRKVRTYSQGMRQRLGLAQALLGRPELVILDEPTNGMDPQQMREVRRLMTRLADDGTTVLLSSHLLAEVEQVCTHAAVMNRGRLVTTGTVAALTGPSNSVLLDVDDRGLARSILGVTTGVVDVGEQDDGLVVRLQGIRSSDVVARLVHGGVAVEQAMARRHLEDAFIELLAEDKP
- a CDS encoding SDR family oxidoreductase, giving the protein MGDFDGKTAIITGGTRGIGLAIAEEIGRRGARVCVTARKPEELEAAVEKLGGPDRAMASRGSADDEDHQQETVQAVLDRWGSVDILVNNAAVNPHFGPMIEAPLSTIRKVMEVNVVSPVSWAQKCWEAWMRDHGGAILNIASVGGVRTGPFLGAYNASKAALIHITKQLGGEMGPKVRVNAVAPAVVKTYFARALYEGHEEESSRAYPMKRLGEPEDIGKLGAFLLSDDASWITGECVVIDGGVTTMGGAGG
- a CDS encoding DUF1697 domain-containing protein encodes the protein MTAYAVLLRGVNVGGHGKIPMAELREVVAGLGCSDVATYVQSGNVVGRSDDRPAELAGKVSQAIRDRWGLDVGTVVRTHEQLQQVVRDNPFGEPDHGSRLHVAFLLGEPARDALEAFDQSGFAPDRFALADREIYLSLPDGIGRSKLAAALTERRAGTTMTVRNWNTVRKLLEMTAS
- a CDS encoding ABC transporter permease, with product MIGVELRKQLPRARTWVALLVMAVVPVIMTIGFAVGGPPHDHDNGLFALSTRSGLNMPVSALTLMQNFLLVIVVALFAGETVSGEASWGTLRYLLIRPVTRTRLLASKLAIVALLVVLATLLIPIFGLAAGLPAFGWHDVAVVNPQSQVTDGIPTFGLLDPASALWRLLAATGYVAWTMASTVAFAFLLSALIDSPFGAVFGGLAFAIVSQILDNIPSFGNVRYGLPTHYWHAWTQLFAPTLHVGDMVTGTLTQLPYVAVFLALAFAAFRRKDILT
- a CDS encoding crotonase/enoyl-CoA hydratase family protein, giving the protein MADPTYEQILYRVEDRILTLTLNRPDKLNAFTATMMHELIDAFDRADADDGVRVVVITGAGRGFCAGADLSAGGSTFDGRAQGGGEGDGDGPPVRRDGGGLVTLRIFRSLKPVIAAVNGPAVGVGATMQLPMDVRLASTEARFGFVFSRRGVVPEACSSWFLPRVVGISKASEWVMTGRVFSAQEAYDARLVSGLYEPDELLPAAYALAREVADNTSAMSVALSRQMLWRMLGEDHPMAAHRIDSRGIAYMGASADAYEGVQSFLEKRPPEFTMKPSTDMPDYFPWFTEPEFS
- a CDS encoding SDR family oxidoreductase, with amino-acid sequence MAHVAVVTGGASGIGRAVSEGLVRRGSHVVIADINAQGASEVATMLSSLGPGTASGVALDVRDADAVAAVYQQAQIEHGRLDAVFNNAGVAVGGEVEELTVAHWDRVIDVNLRGVVYGVAAAYPLMIKQGFGHIVNTASLAGLIPAPLLTPYSMTKHGVVGLSLALRAEARPFGVKVTAVCPGFVDTPMLDGLGPEDLPQTSMARRAQEMQASAERQLGRPYPVDKLARDVLRGVDRNKALIVTPLSARALWRLHRLAPSLISTVGARGVALIRKRMDSATLQPRQPI
- a CDS encoding oxidoreductase — translated: MGWTANDIPDLHGRTAIVTGANSGIGFHTALQLAKHGALVVLGCRDPHRGAAALARLEAASVSAQLLALDLGHLDSVRTFARHIAADHPRVDILVNNAGLMAIPYQHTADGFEMQLGVNHLGHFALTGLLLPQLLEAPEPRVVTVSSTAHRTGVMRFDDLQGEKRYRRWQAYGQSKLANLLFAYELDRRARTAQLPLTSVAAHPGYAATDLQTKGAKMAGRPLTETVMRLGNALLAQSDAAGALPSLYAAAAPGVRGGEFYGPGQLFESRGAPKRVSSSKASHDEVAARRLWDISEELTGVRYEALRAGSPA
- a CDS encoding O-methyltransferase → MTRELWTAVDDYIDGLFVPPDAALDAALADARAAGLPPINVAPNQGKLLMLLAKAVGARRILEIGTLAGYSTIWLARALPADGVVITLEADPRHAEVARANLARAGCGNVEVRLGDAAETLPTLEDEAPFDLVFIDADKEGYPTYFDWSMRLSRPGTLIVADNVIRAGGVVDPDTDDARVLGVRRFNELVAADPRVSATAVQTVGSKGHDGFTLAVVRET